CCTTCCGGCTGGTGGCGGTCGACCTGGACGGCACGGCTGCCGGCCCGGACGGGCGGGTGAGCCCCGAAGGGCTGCAAGCCCTGCAGGCCGCCGAGCAGGCCGGTCTTCACCCCGTGATCGTGACGGGCCGGGCGCTGCCCGCCGCCATGGGCGTGTGGCTGCGGGCCGGGCTGACCCGGCCGGTGATCGCTTGCGGCGGGGCCGTCATCGCCTGGCCCAGCGCCGGCCGGCCGCTGTGGGAGCGCCCGCTGGCACCCCGGGTGGTCGACCGGGCCCTGGAGCTGGCCCGCGAGCTCGATCTGATCCCCTTCCTGTACGGCGCCGGAGCCATCGTGACCGGTCGCCGCCACCCCTGGCGGGACCGGCTGGCCCATCTCAACGAGATCCCCATTCCCGTCATCGCGGAGGATCCGGCGGCCGCGGCGGGCCTGGCCGCCTGGGAGCGGGGCCGGGTCTTCAAGGTGGTGCTGGCCGGCGAGCCCCAGGCCGCGGAGGCCGCCCGCCCGGCGGTGGAACGCGGGCTGGCGGGCCTTCCCGCCGTCGCCGTGGCCACACTGCCCGGGCTGCTGGAGATCATCCGGCCCGACGCCACCAAGGAAGCGGCCCTGGCCGAACTCTGCCGCCTGCTGGACACCGGGC
This is a stretch of genomic DNA from Thermaerobacter sp. PB12/4term. It encodes these proteins:
- a CDS encoding HAD hydrolase family protein, producing MPELPAGIDWNAFRLVAVDLDGTAAGPDGRVSPEGLQALQAAEQAGLHPVIVTGRALPAAMGVWLRAGLTRPVIACGGAVIAWPSAGRPLWERPLAPRVVDRALELARELDLIPFLYGAGAIVTGRRHPWRDRLAHLNEIPIPVIAEDPAAAAGLAAWERGRVFKVVLAGEPQAAEAARPAVERGLAGLPAVAVATLPGLLEIIRPDATKEAALAELCRLLDTGREQVIAIGDGENDLGMIRWAGLGVAVANARPEVRAAARLVIGHHAEEGVARFLRAVVAARRRQA